A genomic region of Thermodesulfobacteriota bacterium contains the following coding sequences:
- a CDS encoding FMN-binding protein, with the protein MKRDEALALAFPGADRISKREVILTEEQSREIESLSKSKLSTRLYIIYEGFKGDTSLGYAIIDTHTLRTKTETVMFVINPDGTLRQTEILAFFEPPEYMPGNNWIALFYGKSIKDPLKPGRDIPNITGATITSDSLSRTTRQVLALAAVVLTGLKPESDTED; encoded by the coding sequence ATGAAAAGGGATGAAGCGCTCGCCCTGGCATTCCCCGGCGCGGACAGGATAAGTAAGAGAGAGGTCATTCTCACGGAAGAACAGTCCCGGGAAATCGAGTCGCTCTCGAAATCCAAACTCTCAACGAGACTGTATATCATTTACGAAGGGTTTAAAGGGGATACGTCTCTCGGATATGCTATAATTGACACGCACACTCTCAGGACCAAGACGGAGACAGTAATGTTTGTGATCAATCCTGACGGCACTCTCAGGCAGACCGAGATTCTCGCGTTTTTCGAGCCGCCCGAATATATGCCCGGGAACAACTGGATCGCGCTGTTTTACGGCAAAAGCATAAAGGATCCCCTGAAGCCGGGCAGGGACATACCTAACATCACAGGCGCTACGATAACGTCAGACTCATTGTCCCGGACGACCCGGCAGGTGCTTGCCCTTGCCGCTGTCGTCCTTACCGGCCTTAAGCCGGAAAGTGATACCGAGGATTAA
- a CDS encoding tetratricopeptide repeat protein: MRERNIKSAVRLLTFALVFLLPGCQQVKEIPDEIPEQLPNPVRDFTEKDNYLVGLNWYKQWNYQIAAKFWKPLSLEGDCDAQYALGLLYFEGLGVGHSYEKAIGLWTRSADQGQAQAQISLGVVYSRSRLQYTSLDCKSGCGQERDLIKAYKWFGIASEIGSPHEKRIAEDSLNNIMHEMTPEEIQEGEALVSAWKPDPARCDTRGYFIVGP, from the coding sequence TTGCGGGAAAGGAATATTAAATCTGCGGTCAGGCTTCTTACCTTTGCACTCGTCTTTCTGTTGCCGGGCTGTCAGCAGGTGAAAGAGATACCCGACGAAATTCCCGAGCAGCTCCCGAACCCTGTGCGCGACTTTACCGAGAAGGATAATTATCTCGTCGGTCTCAACTGGTATAAGCAGTGGAACTATCAAATTGCCGCGAAGTTCTGGAAGCCGCTGTCCCTGGAGGGTGACTGCGACGCCCAGTACGCGCTCGGGCTGTTGTACTTTGAGGGTCTGGGGGTCGGTCATAGCTACGAAAAAGCGATAGGACTCTGGACGAGGTCAGCGGATCAGGGACAGGCCCAGGCGCAGATCAGCCTCGGTGTCGTTTATTCAAGATCGAGACTTCAGTATACCTCGCTCGATTGTAAAAGCGGGTGCGGTCAGGAAAGGGACCTGATAAAAGCCTATAAATGGTTCGGTATCGCAAGCGAGATCGGCTCGCCTCACGAGAAGCGGATCGCCGAGGATTCGCTGAACAATATAATGCACGAAATGACTCCCGAAGAGATTCAGGAGGGGGAGGCGCTTGTCAGCGCCTGGAAGCCTGATCCGGCGCGCTGCGACACCAGGGGATACTTTATTGTAGGCCCTTAG
- the metF gene encoding methylenetetrahydrofolate reductase [NAD(P)H], producing MRLPEYFKNRGKEPVISFEIFPPKTEKGMENLEKVLEELAGLSPDFITVTYGAMGSTRERTLEIASLIKNRFGVESACHLTCVGSSRDDLDRMLNRIYEAGIENIVAIRGDTPPGAAEFIPPPDGYRYGYELVRHIRHFEEKTLKRRYFGIAVGGYPEKHTEAPDIEADIKNLKLKVDAGADIVITQLFFDNRHYFEFTERAKAHGINTPIIPGLMPILSVRQIERITSMCGASIPSRLRKRLDACKDDDEKARAIGIAQCVDQSKELLNRGVPGIHYYVLNKSEHMKEIIGALPVGRIKYTGGKFAANIP from the coding sequence ATGCGTTTGCCGGAATACTTTAAAAATCGCGGGAAAGAACCTGTAATCTCATTTGAAATTTTTCCTCCTAAAACGGAAAAGGGCATGGAAAACCTGGAGAAGGTCCTGGAGGAGCTCGCGGGGCTGAGTCCGGATTTCATAACCGTTACCTACGGAGCCATGGGATCGACGAGGGAAAGAACTCTCGAGATAGCATCTCTTATCAAAAACCGGTTCGGCGTGGAAAGCGCGTGTCACCTCACGTGTGTCGGATCGTCGAGGGACGATCTCGACCGGATGCTGAACCGGATATACGAAGCAGGCATAGAAAACATAGTTGCCATACGGGGGGATACTCCGCCGGGCGCTGCGGAATTCATACCGCCGCCTGACGGTTACAGATACGGATACGAGCTGGTGAGGCACATACGTCATTTCGAGGAAAAGACGCTCAAACGGAGATACTTCGGAATCGCCGTAGGCGGGTACCCCGAAAAGCACACGGAAGCTCCCGATATCGAAGCGGACATCAAGAACCTGAAGCTCAAGGTCGATGCGGGCGCAGACATCGTGATCACACAGCTTTTTTTTGATAACCGTCATTACTTCGAGTTCACGGAAAGAGCAAAGGCGCACGGCATAAACACTCCCATAATCCCCGGCCTCATGCCGATACTCTCCGTGAGGCAGATAGAGAGAATAACCTCGATGTGCGGAGCTTCCATCCCGTCCCGCCTGAGGAAGAGGCTCGACGCCTGCAAGGACGACGACGAAAAAGCCCGCGCGATCGGCATAGCGCAGTGCGTAGACCAGTCAAAAGAGCTCCTGAACCGCGGAGTCCCGGGTATTCATTATTATGTGCTTAATAAATCCGAGCACATGAAAGAGATAATAGGGGCATTGCCGGTCGGCCGCATTAAATACACAGGCGGTAAATTTGCCGCCAATATTCCTTAA
- a CDS encoding ubiquinone/menaquinone biosynthesis methyltransferase: MPDTVKLFNKVAERYDALNTFFSLGMDRLWRKRLSEEIMGADTVLDVATGTGEVAIETAGSLKGCRVVGADPSARMLELARKKIEAAGNAGRISLARCDAEHLPFKDGAFDAVTIAFGIRNTADPLKSLTEMKRVLRPGGKAGVMEFAIPRNRIFAPVYLFYFRNFLPFVGSLFGTGVEYKYLSESTSAFPQRESFVKLMEAAGFRAGKPIELMMGIVIIYTGLK; encoded by the coding sequence ATGCCGGATACGGTCAAGCTTTTCAATAAGGTCGCAGAGCGCTACGACGCGCTCAACACGTTCTTCAGCCTGGGTATGGACAGGCTCTGGAGGAAGCGTCTTTCGGAAGAGATAATGGGGGCGGATACGGTCCTCGACGTCGCGACAGGCACAGGAGAGGTGGCGATAGAGACTGCGGGGAGCCTTAAGGGGTGCAGGGTAGTAGGGGCCGACCCGAGCGCCAGGATGCTGGAGCTCGCCAGGAAAAAGATAGAAGCTGCCGGAAATGCGGGGAGGATATCGCTCGCGCGTTGTGATGCGGAGCACCTGCCGTTCAAGGACGGCGCTTTCGACGCGGTGACAATAGCCTTCGGCATAAGAAACACTGCCGACCCGTTAAAATCGCTCACGGAGATGAAAAGGGTGCTGAGGCCGGGCGGGAAAGCCGGCGTTATGGAGTTCGCCATCCCGCGGAACAGGATTTTCGCCCCGGTCTACCTCTTCTATTTCAGGAATTTCCTCCCGTTCGTCGGCTCACTATTCGGGACTGGAGTCGAATACAAATACCTTTCCGAATCAACGTCTGCGTTCCCGCAGCGCGAGAGTTTTGTCAAGCTCATGGAAGCAGCCGGATTCCGCGCCGGAAAGCCGATCGAGCTTATGATGGGGATAGTGATAATATATACCGGGCTAAAGTAG
- the pdxH gene encoding pyridoxamine 5'-phosphate oxidase, protein MEKSGSKQYEAFQLLEEDLDADPFRQFGRWYDEASRAGFIHPDAFALATVSADGRPSARMLLLKGFDENGFVFYTNSESRKGEDMRRNKNAAICFWWDKLERSVRIEGKVRRISGAESDLYFATRPRGSRLGAWASRQSRVIESREYLDGLYHKLDLEYADMEIPRPRYWSGYRLVPSSIEFWQGRPNRLHDRLRYRKRRDGSWIIERLAP, encoded by the coding sequence GTGGAGAAATCCGGGTCGAAACAATATGAAGCGTTCCAGCTCCTCGAGGAAGACCTAGACGCGGACCCTTTCAGACAGTTCGGCCGGTGGTACGACGAAGCGTCTCGAGCGGGCTTCATCCACCCCGATGCGTTTGCTCTCGCTACCGTCTCCGCGGACGGGAGACCTTCTGCGAGGATGCTTCTCCTTAAGGGCTTCGATGAAAACGGGTTCGTGTTCTATACGAACTCCGAGAGCAGGAAAGGGGAGGACATGCGGAGGAACAAAAATGCGGCGATCTGTTTCTGGTGGGACAAGCTCGAGCGATCCGTGCGCATCGAGGGGAAAGTGCGCCGTATCTCCGGGGCGGAGTCGGATCTATATTTCGCCACAAGACCCAGGGGCAGCCGGCTGGGCGCCTGGGCGTCACGTCAGAGCCGCGTAATAGAGAGCAGGGAATACCTCGACGGTCTCTATCACAAGCTCGATCTCGAGTATGCTGACATGGAAATCCCCAGGCCTCGTTACTGGAGCGGCTACAGGCTCGTCCCCTCTTCGATCGAATTCTGGCAGGGAAGGCCGAACAGGCTTCACGACAGGCTGAGGTACAGGAAACGGAGGGACGGCAGTTGGATAATAGAAAGGCTCGCGCCCTGA
- a CDS encoding TIGR01777 family oxidoreductase, translating to MKILITGASGLIGSKLIPFLSDEGHSITRLTRSRTGGSLETAYWDPERGEIEGGKLEGHDAVVHLAGESIEGRWTSEKKRRIEESRVRGTRLLAETLSGLDSKPRVVVAASGIGYYGDRGEEVLTEESGPGAGFLARLSIKWEGALGPAADAGIRLVNMRLGIVLAPYGGALSRMLPPFRLGLGGRMGSGKQYWSWIAIDDVLSAIYHSLVSDYLRGPVNFTSPGPVTNSEFAEALGDALARPAIFRIPAFALRVFLGEMADETMLSSTRAVPSRLLGSGFKFRYPDIKSALKHLLS from the coding sequence ATGAAAATCTTGATTACGGGAGCCTCGGGGCTCATAGGATCAAAGCTCATACCGTTTCTCTCGGACGAAGGGCATAGCATAACGAGGCTTACGCGGTCCCGGACAGGTGGCTCTTTAGAAACGGCTTACTGGGATCCCGAGCGCGGAGAGATAGAAGGCGGTAAGCTCGAGGGACACGATGCAGTAGTGCACCTCGCGGGCGAAAGCATAGAAGGCAGATGGACCTCGGAGAAAAAACGCAGGATAGAAGAGAGCCGCGTAAGGGGAACGAGGCTCCTCGCCGAAACGCTCTCCGGGCTAGATTCGAAACCCCGTGTCGTGGTCGCAGCCTCGGGGATCGGTTATTACGGGGACAGAGGGGAAGAGGTGCTGACAGAGGAGAGCGGCCCGGGCGCGGGCTTCCTTGCCCGGCTCAGCATAAAATGGGAAGGGGCATTGGGGCCCGCCGCGGATGCCGGTATAAGGTTGGTGAATATGAGGCTCGGTATCGTGCTCGCTCCCTATGGGGGAGCCCTCTCCAGGATGCTCCCGCCGTTCAGGCTGGGGTTGGGGGGGAGGATGGGGAGCGGGAAGCAGTACTGGAGCTGGATCGCGATTGACGATGTGCTCTCTGCGATTTATCATTCACTCGTGTCGGATTACCTCCGGGGTCCGGTGAATTTTACCTCGCCCGGACCTGTCACGAACAGTGAGTTCGCGGAGGCTTTGGGAGACGCCCTTGCGCGCCCGGCTATTTTCCGCATACCGGCATTCGCGCTACGTGTCTTTCTCGGCGAGATGGCCGATGAAACGATGCTCTCGAGCACGCGCGCAGTGCCGTCGAGACTTCTCGGCTCCGGGTTCAAGTTTCGATATCCCGATATCAAAAGCGCCTTAAAACATTTGTTGTCGTGA
- a CDS encoding LLM class flavin-dependent oxidoreductase yields the protein MKPVGIILDAEKISDIALLARSAEEAGFDSVWATELYRTSFQQLAAAAHATSRIRLGTAVALAFVRSPLVTSLTALDLDEISNGRLILGLGTGARRTNELWHGIAHGRPVTRIRECIEAVRLITGGAHIGEPVEYKGEYYNISMKGYRRPFKPVRDKIPIYLAGVGSRMCRAAGETADGYLGHVVCSLRYLKEIVVPSLRDGLAMSGRDTGRFETASIITCAVSGDRKRAMHAARATIAFYATVRTYEAPFRLHGFEKETGMIRDAFFKGDVESMIKCVTDDMVDAFAVVGNAEECRRKIEGYRELIDLPVLSAPHYYMDFDEVGEYQRAIFDAFGGQRP from the coding sequence TTGAAGCCGGTAGGAATCATCCTCGATGCGGAGAAGATTTCTGACATAGCGCTCCTCGCCCGGAGCGCCGAGGAGGCCGGGTTCGATTCGGTCTGGGCAACCGAGCTCTACCGCACATCGTTCCAGCAGCTGGCGGCCGCGGCCCACGCGACCTCGCGGATCAGGCTCGGCACAGCGGTAGCCCTCGCTTTCGTGAGGAGCCCGCTCGTTACCTCCCTCACGGCGCTCGATCTCGACGAAATCTCGAACGGGAGGCTCATACTGGGTCTCGGCACCGGGGCCAGACGGACGAACGAGCTCTGGCACGGCATCGCGCACGGAAGACCCGTTACGCGCATCAGGGAATGCATAGAGGCCGTCAGGCTTATCACAGGCGGCGCGCATATCGGTGAGCCCGTCGAATATAAAGGCGAGTATTACAATATCAGCATGAAGGGCTACAGGCGGCCGTTCAAGCCCGTGAGGGATAAGATACCGATCTACCTCGCCGGAGTCGGGAGCCGCATGTGCCGGGCCGCGGGCGAGACCGCTGACGGTTATCTGGGACACGTCGTCTGCTCGCTCAGGTACTTAAAGGAAATCGTCGTCCCGAGCTTAAGAGATGGCTTGGCTATGTCCGGCAGGGATACCGGCCGGTTCGAGACCGCCTCTATAATCACATGCGCCGTATCAGGCGACAGAAAGCGTGCGATGCATGCGGCAAGGGCGACTATCGCGTTCTACGCCACCGTACGCACATACGAGGCCCCGTTCAGGCTCCACGGCTTCGAGAAAGAGACAGGGATGATAAGGGACGCCTTTTTCAAAGGGGACGTTGAATCGATGATAAAATGCGTTACAGACGACATGGTGGACGCGTTCGCCGTAGTTGGAAACGCGGAGGAGTGCAGAAGGAAGATCGAGGGATACCGGGAACTCATAGACCTGCCCGTCCTGAGCGCCCCCCATTACTATATGGATTTCGATGAAGTAGGCGAATACCAGAGGGCTATATTCGATGCTTTCGGCGGACAGAGACCTTAA
- a CDS encoding DNA-directed RNA polymerase subunit alpha produces the protein MKDFQKNWQDLIKPKRIEKDEKNASPFYAKFVCEPLERGYGVTLGNALRRVLLSSIQGPAVTSIKIDGVLHEFSSIPGVKEDVTEIILNLKGIELKMHTYEPQTIRVSGQGECDIKAGDITTGHNVEILNPDHHIATLAEGAKLEMEMRVEMGRGYEPVERRGDLQSTIGVIPIDALFSPIRKVNYAVTNSRVGRRTDYQRLTLEIWTNGTILPEDALAYASKIIKHQLSVFINFDEAEVDEVPESEDKQEIKGTEDILFNTIEEMDLSARSLNCLRKAGVEYTGDLIQKTEEDLLNLENFGKRSLYEIKERLHEMGLGLGLKIDQEVFNNEKIKRSERIATQ, from the coding sequence GTGAAGGATTTTCAAAAAAACTGGCAAGATCTCATTAAACCCAAAAGGATTGAGAAGGACGAAAAAAACGCCTCTCCCTTTTATGCGAAGTTCGTGTGCGAGCCTTTGGAGCGCGGATACGGAGTTACGCTGGGAAATGCATTAAGGAGGGTGCTGCTGTCCTCCATCCAGGGGCCTGCCGTCACCTCTATCAAAATCGATGGTGTCTTGCATGAGTTTTCATCCATCCCCGGGGTTAAAGAAGACGTCACGGAAATAATACTTAATCTCAAAGGCATAGAGCTGAAAATGCATACATACGAGCCGCAGACCATACGCGTCAGCGGGCAGGGCGAATGCGACATCAAGGCCGGGGACATCACTACGGGTCATAACGTCGAGATACTGAACCCGGACCACCACATAGCCACGCTTGCCGAAGGCGCCAAGCTCGAGATGGAAATGAGGGTCGAGATGGGAAGGGGTTACGAGCCCGTCGAGAGGCGCGGGGATCTCCAGAGCACCATAGGGGTCATTCCGATAGACGCGCTCTTCTCGCCGATAAGGAAGGTCAATTACGCGGTCACCAACTCCAGGGTGGGCAGGCGTACTGACTACCAGAGGCTCACGCTCGAGATATGGACGAACGGCACGATATTGCCCGAGGACGCGCTGGCATATGCGTCCAAGATAATCAAGCACCAGCTCTCGGTATTCATTAACTTCGACGAAGCCGAGGTGGACGAAGTTCCCGAGAGCGAGGACAAGCAGGAAATAAAGGGTACCGAGGACATACTCTTCAACACGATCGAGGAGATGGACCTCTCGGCGAGGTCGCTTAACTGTTTGAGAAAGGCAGGCGTGGAGTACACCGGTGATCTGATTCAGAAAACCGAGGAAGACCTCCTCAATCTCGAGAATTTCGGCAAACGCTCTCTCTACGAGATTAAGGAGAGGCTCCACGAGATGGGGCTCGGCCTCGGCCTCAAGATAGACCAGGAAGTCTTTAATAACGAGAAAATAAAGCGCAGCGAGAGGATAGCAACTCAATAG
- the rpsD gene encoding 30S ribosomal protein S4, translated as MGRYTGPTDRLSRREGVNLFLKGERSYNGKTAVEKRPDQVPGEHGKFHGKFSEFGLRLREKQKVKRMYGIREKQFRGYFEKASRIKGVTGAILISMLERRLDNVVYRLCFGSSRNDARQLVGHAHVTVNGQVVNIPSYQVKEGDKIEIREKSKKLQRINQALEFNSRRGVPDWLELDEENYRGTVLRVPARDDVTFPIEEQLIVEFYSRV; from the coding sequence ATGGGAAGATATACCGGGCCTACCGACAGACTATCGAGAAGAGAAGGCGTGAACCTTTTCCTTAAAGGCGAGCGAAGCTACAACGGCAAAACCGCCGTGGAGAAAAGACCGGACCAGGTTCCGGGCGAGCACGGCAAATTTCACGGCAAGTTCTCCGAATTCGGTCTCAGGTTAAGGGAAAAGCAGAAGGTAAAGAGGATGTACGGTATCAGGGAAAAGCAGTTCAGGGGCTATTTCGAAAAGGCTTCGCGCATCAAGGGCGTAACGGGCGCCATCCTCATATCGATGCTCGAAAGGAGGCTCGATAACGTAGTCTACCGTCTCTGCTTCGGCAGCTCCCGCAACGACGCCAGGCAGCTCGTGGGCCATGCCCATGTAACGGTCAACGGCCAGGTGGTCAATATTCCGTCTTATCAGGTCAAGGAAGGCGATAAAATAGAAATAAGGGAAAAGAGCAAAAAACTGCAGAGGATAAATCAGGCCCTTGAGTTCAATTCGAGAAGAGGGGTCCCCGATTGGCTCGAGCTCGACGAAGAAAATTACAGGGGTACCGTGCTCAGGGTGCCTGCGAGGGACGACGTGACGTTCCCGATAGAGGAACAGCTGATCGTCGAATTTTATTCGAGGGTATAG
- the rpsK gene encoding 30S ribosomal protein S11, producing MAAKKSGKKKTRKFVEQGIVNIQATFNNTIITISDQSGNVIAWSSGGMKGFKGTRKGTPFAAQIAAEDAAKKAATVGMKSVSVYVKGPGPGREPAIRSLQASGLKITFIRDVTPIPHNGCRPPGRRRV from the coding sequence ATGGCTGCAAAGAAGAGCGGAAAAAAGAAAACAAGGAAATTCGTCGAGCAGGGGATAGTCAACATACAGGCTACCTTTAATAATACGATCATCACGATAAGCGACCAGAGCGGCAATGTGATCGCCTGGTCGAGCGGCGGAATGAAAGGATTCAAGGGGACACGCAAGGGGACGCCCTTCGCGGCTCAGATCGCGGCAGAGGACGCCGCCAAGAAAGCGGCGACCGTAGGGATGAAGAGCGTGTCCGTTTATGTAAAGGGGCCGGGTCCGGGCAGGGAGCCCGCGATAAGGTCTCTCCAGGCCTCCGGACTGAAGATTACGTTCATCAGGGACGTGACGCCTATACCGCATAACGGCTGCAGGCCGCCCGGCAGGAGGAGGGTATAG
- the rpsM gene encoding 30S ribosomal protein S13: protein MPRIAGVDIPLNKRIEVGLTYIYGIGRVVSREILKEAKVDVNTQAKDLTDHEVAAIRETIENKYTVEGELRKEIQTNIKRLIEIGCYRGVRHRLGLPVRGQKTKSNARTRKGPRGTAIAKKKKTTK from the coding sequence ATGCCCAGGATCGCAGGTGTTGACATTCCGCTTAACAAAAGGATCGAGGTAGGGCTGACCTACATATACGGCATCGGACGGGTTGTGTCGAGGGAGATACTCAAAGAGGCCAAGGTCGACGTCAATACGCAGGCGAAAGACCTCACCGATCACGAAGTCGCGGCGATAAGAGAAACTATAGAGAACAAGTACACCGTCGAAGGTGAGCTCAGGAAGGAGATACAGACCAATATCAAGCGGCTGATCGAAATAGGCTGTTACAGGGGGGTCAGGCACAGGCTGGGACTTCCCGTCCGCGGCCAGAAGACCAAATCTAACGCGCGTACGAGGAAAGGCCCCCGCGGGACAGCGATAGCAAAGAAGAAAAAGACAACCAAATAA
- the rpmJ gene encoding 50S ribosomal protein L36, giving the protein MKVRASVKKICEKCRIIKRKGVVRIICSNKRHKQKQG; this is encoded by the coding sequence GTGAAAGTTAGAGCGTCTGTGAAAAAGATTTGCGAGAAATGCAGGATAATTAAAAGAAAGGGCGTAGTGCGTATAATTTGCTCGAACAAGAGACATAAACAAAAGCAAGGGTAG
- the infA gene encoding translation initiation factor IF-1 → MAKEERIEFEGTVIEALPNAMFRVEIEGGHEVLAYVSGKMRTRFIRILPGDKVKLELSPYDLTKGRITYRLKK, encoded by the coding sequence ATGGCGAAAGAAGAGAGAATAGAGTTCGAGGGGACCGTGATCGAGGCGTTGCCTAATGCAATGTTCAGAGTCGAAATTGAGGGTGGGCATGAGGTGCTCGCATATGTTTCGGGTAAAATGAGGACGCGTTTTATTCGTATTCTGCCCGGCGATAAGGTCAAGCTTGAGCTTTCCCCTTATGACCTCACGAAAGGCAGAATAACTTACAGGTTAAAAAAATGA
- the map gene encoding type I methionyl aminopeptidase produces the protein MIYLKSKEEIDKMRSAAQVVVEALGKLRENVMPGVTTWDLDRMAEELALKKGAKPAFKGYSNYPASVCFAVNDEVVHGIPSKKKVLKEGDIVGLDFGVSLEGYYGDSAITVAVGDVSSLAQKLLRVTEESLKRGIAAAYPGNRLFDISGAIQTYVEEEGFSIVRSFVGHGIGRKLHEDPQVPNFVPENGSHGKGIKLKPGMVIAIEPMVNIGRPDIKILSDGWTAVTVDGTLSAHFEHTVAVTEEGPEVLTRQN, from the coding sequence ATGATTTATTTAAAGAGTAAGGAAGAAATAGACAAGATGCGGAGTGCTGCACAAGTGGTCGTGGAGGCCTTGGGCAAGCTCAGGGAAAACGTGATGCCGGGTGTTACTACCTGGGATCTCGACCGTATGGCCGAAGAGCTCGCGCTTAAGAAAGGGGCGAAGCCCGCCTTCAAGGGTTATTCCAATTACCCCGCGTCTGTTTGCTTCGCGGTCAACGACGAGGTCGTACACGGGATACCGTCTAAAAAGAAGGTGCTCAAGGAAGGAGACATCGTGGGCCTTGATTTCGGGGTGAGCCTCGAGGGTTATTACGGCGACTCCGCGATTACTGTAGCCGTAGGCGACGTGTCCTCCCTGGCGCAGAAGCTTCTGAGGGTCACGGAGGAATCTCTGAAAAGAGGGATAGCCGCGGCTTATCCGGGCAACAGGCTTTTCGACATATCCGGGGCGATACAGACATACGTGGAGGAAGAGGGCTTTTCCATAGTGAGGTCCTTCGTAGGCCACGGTATCGGAAGGAAGCTCCATGAAGACCCGCAGGTCCCGAATTTCGTTCCCGAGAACGGGAGCCATGGTAAAGGGATAAAACTGAAGCCTGGTATGGTGATCGCGATAGAACCCATGGTCAATATCGGGAGGCCCGACATAAAGATTTTAAGCGACGGCTGGACGGCCGTGACGGTTGACGGCACGTTGTCTGCCCATTTCGAGCATACGGTTGCGGTCACCGAAGAAGGACCGGAAGTGCTGACTAGGCAAAACTGA
- a CDS encoding adenylate kinase: MRLILFGPPGAGKGTQAKKITDKYMTAHISTGDMLRAAVKNGTELGALAKSYMDKGELVPDGVVIGIIKDRIAEKDARNGFMLDGFPRTVPQAEALSEMLNSEGKTIDAVVSIEVGDEEIVKRILERQKIEGRKDDTEDVVRNRLRVYRSQTEPLKSYYADEGVLFEVDGMGTIDDVFGRIDGVLAGLNA; this comes from the coding sequence ATGAGATTGATTTTATTTGGCCCGCCCGGAGCAGGGAAAGGGACACAGGCCAAGAAGATAACGGATAAATACATGACGGCGCACATTTCGACAGGCGATATGCTGAGGGCCGCCGTAAAAAACGGCACCGAGCTGGGCGCATTGGCGAAGTCCTACATGGACAAGGGCGAGCTCGTTCCGGACGGGGTAGTCATCGGGATCATAAAGGACAGGATCGCCGAAAAAGACGCCCGGAACGGATTCATGCTGGACGGCTTTCCCCGTACCGTCCCTCAGGCGGAGGCCCTCTCGGAGATGCTCAATTCCGAGGGTAAGACGATCGATGCCGTCGTATCCATCGAAGTAGGGGATGAGGAAATAGTTAAGAGAATACTGGAGCGGCAGAAAATAGAAGGACGAAAAGACGATACCGAGGACGTGGTCAGGAACAGACTCAGGGTCTACCGGAGCCAGACAGAGCCTTTGAAATCCTATTATGCGGACGAAGGTGTTTTGTTCGAAGTGGACGGCATGGGGACGATAGACGATGTCTTCGGAAGGATAGACGGGGTCTTAGCGGGTTTGAATGCATGA